A window from Citrus sinensis cultivar Valencia sweet orange chromosome 5, DVS_A1.0, whole genome shotgun sequence encodes these proteins:
- the LOC102617944 gene encoding proteasome subunit alpha type-1-B, which produces MFRNQYDTDVTTWSPAGRLFQVEYAMEAVKQGSAAIGLRSKTHVVLGCVNKANSELSSHQKKIFKVDDHIGVAIAGLTADGRVLSRYMRSECINYSYTYESPLPVGRLVVQLADKAQVCTQRSWKRPYGVGLLVAGLDEKGAHLYYNCPSGNYFEYQAFAIGSRSQAAKTYLERRFENFSESTREDLIKDALMAIRETLQGETLKSSICTVAVVGAGEPFHILDQETVQKLIDSFEIAGTEEGPAAAPDSAAEGGSAAEGGAASEQGAPAGEGVAPMDI; this is translated from the exons ATGTTTAGGAACCAATACGACACCGACGTGACAACATGGAGCCCCGCGGGCCGATTATTTCAAGTGGAGTACGCGATGGAGGCCGTCAAGCAAGGCTCCGCCGCAATTGGGCTCCGATCTAAGACTCACGTGGTCTTGGGCTGCGTTAACAAGGCCAACTCCGAGCTCTCGTCTCACCAGAAGAAGATCTTCAAGGTCGACGACCACATCGGCGTCGCTATCGCCGGTCTCACCGCCGACGGCCGTGTTCTGTCTCGGTACATGCGATCCGAGTGTATTAACTACAGTTACACTTACGAGTCGCCGCTTCCTGTCGGCCGCCTTGTTGTCCAGCTCGCTGACAAGGCTCAG GTCTGTACCCAGCGCTCATGGAAACGGCCATATGGTGTTGGCCTGCTGGTTGCTGGCTTGGATGAAAAAGGAGCCCACCTTTATTATAACTGCCCAAGTGGGAACTATTTTGAGTATCAAGCATTTGCCATTGGGTCCCGATCTCAAGCTGCAAAGACATACTTGGAACGCAGGTTTGAGAACTTTTCAGAATCTACAAGAGAAGATCTGATCAAGGACGCTCTCATGGCAATAAGGGAAACCTTACAAGGAGAAACACTAAAGAGTTCTATTTGCACAGTTGCTGTGGTAGGAGCTGGGGAGCCATTTCATATTTTAGATCAAGAAACCGTACAAAAGttaattgattcatttgaGATTGCTGGCACTGAAGAGGGTCCTGCTGCTGCACCAGATAGTGCTGCAGAAGGAGGCAGTGCTGCAGAAGGAGGCGCAGCTTCAGAACAAGGTGCTCCAGCAGGCGAGGGTGTAGCTCCAATGGACATTTGA
- the LOC102617665 gene encoding uncharacterized protein LOC102617665, translating into MGAEHLIINREASQAALILGLQPAALIDHVARVDWSLLDQIPGERGGSIPVAIDELEHILSEVKTHILDEPSPIKTIAGGSVTNTIRGLSVGFGVSCGLIGAYGDDQQGQLFVSNMKFSGVDVSRLRMKRGPTGQCVCLVDASGNRTMRPCLSNAVKIQADELIAEDVKGSKWLVLRFGMFNFEVIQAAIRIAKQEGLSVSMDLASFEMVRNFRTPLLQLLESGDVDLCFANEDEAAELVRGEENADPEAALEFLAKRCQWAVVTLGPNGCIAKHGKEIVKVPAIGEAKAIDATGAGDLFASGFLYGLVKGLSLEECCKVGSCSGGSVIRSLGGEVTPENWQWMRKQMQIRGLPIPDTRT; encoded by the exons ATGGGAGCAGAACATTTGATCATCAACCGGGAAGCTTCTCAGGCTGCTCTAATTCTCGGACTTCAACCTGCCGCCCTCATTGATCACGTGGCACGTGTCGATTGGTCCCTGCTTGATCAAATTCCCGGTGAACGCGGTGGCTCCATTCCC GTTGCAATTGACGAGCTCGAGCATATATTGAGTGAAGTGAAAACCCACATTCTGGATGAGCCTTCTCCTATAAAGACCATAGCTGGAGGTAGTGTCACCAATACTATTCGAGGGCTTAGCGTAGGCTTTGGAGTTTCTTGTGGGCTGATTGGGGCGTATGGAGACGATCAACAAGGCCAATTATTTGTTAGTAACATGAAGTTCAGTGGAGTCGATGTTTCTAGATTAAGAATGAAGAGGGGACCAACTGGCCAG TGTGTTTGCCTAGTTGATGCTTCTGGCAATCGGACCATGCGGCCCTGCCTCTCAAATGCCGTCAAGATTCAG GCAGATGAACTAATCGCAGAGGACGTTAAAGGCTCTAAG TGGTTGGTTCTAAGATTTGGGATGTTCAATTTTGAAGTTATTCAAGCAGCTATTCGGATTGCCAAACAAGAGGGTCTTTCTGTTTCCATGGATTTAGCAAGTTTTGAG ATGGTTCGGAATTTTAGAACTCCTCTTCTACAGTTATTGGAGTCGGGGGATGTGGATCTCTGCTTTGCCAATGAGGACGAAGCAGCAGAGTTAGTGAG AGGTGAAGAAAATGCAGATCCAGAGGCTGCACTTGAATTCCTGGCCAAACGCTGCCAATGGGCCGTGGTTACATTAGGTCCTAATGGATGCATTGCAAAGCATGGAAAAGAG ATTGTCAAAGTACCAGCCATAGGAGAGGCAAAGGCAATTGATGCGACTGGTGCTGGGGACTTATTTGCAAGTGGGTTTTTGTATGGATTAGTGAAGGGATTATCCCTGGAAGAATGTTGCAAAGTAGGTTCATGCAGTGGGGGGTCTGTTATTCGATCACTTGGGGGTGAGGTCACCCCAGAGAATTGGCAATGGATGCGTAAGCAGATGCAGATCAGGGGTCTGCCTATTCCTGATACCCGTACCTGA
- the LOC102616769 gene encoding uncharacterized protein LOC102616769 yields the protein MLLKFMSYNICYLGTSWDNIKINILESCIGFREQMNTRAFVLIFFFWAFLTIITPTLILLSESSKTDLDQNGKVSEGMKPRKMMTYSEKHPPSTPITPPAKKVPLTPTAAPVDQPAFRIQNQTNDQVNIRRLLKSVSMSSWLITMCKYATCAY from the exons ATGTTGCTCAAGTTCATGTCTTATAATATATGTTATCTCGGTACTTCTTGggataatataaaaatcaacATCCTCGAAAGCTGTATTGGTTTCCGCGAACAAATGAACACAAGAGCTTttgttctcattttcttcttctgggCTTTCCTCACCATCATCACTCCTACTCTTATTCTCCTGTCAGAGTCTTCGAAAACCGATTTGGATCAGAATG GGAAAGTCAGTGAAGGAATGAAGCCTCGGAAAATGATGACATATTCAGAGAAACATCCCCCTAGTACCCCGATAACTCCGCCTGCAAAGAAGGTGCCACTGACACCGACGGCGGCACCAGTTGATCAACCAGCTTTCAGAATTCAAAACCAGACCAATGATCAAGTCAATATCAGGAGACTACTTAAGAGCGTGTCAATGAGTTCCTGGCTGATTACAATGTGTAAATATGCGACGTGTGCATACTGA
- the LOC102616188 gene encoding uncharacterized protein LOC102616188 — protein MGSLMAGWDSPTSDPKLQKIKRNQSLTKDEIEAYWRAKKKTEEEHLKAVSSPSDSVQKQEISTNNESEIKYQRSNSLPMASTKTGLMEVDEETSLEKFIKKQGWWTRSTSAFLNEPPVLEGGSKSYAAQFHVANLAAASSKSDADTGIRTC, from the exons atgggtTCTCTAATGGCAGGATGGGATTCTCCTACATCAGATCCGAAATTAc agaAAATAAAGAGGAATCAGTCACTTACCAAGGACGAAATAGAAGCTTATTGGAGAGCAAAGAAGAAAACTGAAGAGGAGCATCTCAAGGCCGTTTCTAGTCCGTCGGACAGCGTACAGAAACAG GAAATTAGCACAAACAACGAGTCTGAAATCAAGTATCAGAGATCAAACTCACTGCCTATGGCCAGTACCAAGACGGGTTTGATGGAGGTGGATGAGGAAACAAGCTTGGAGAAATTCATAAAGAAACAAGGctg GTGGACGAGGAGCACGTCGGCATTTCTGAATGAACCTCCCGTGCTAGAGGGCGGTTCAAAGAGTTATGCAGCTCAGTTCCATGTTGCCAATCTTGCAGCAGCGTCCTCGAAATCCGACGCGGATACTGGAATTCGTACCTGTTAG
- the LOC102617367 gene encoding gamma carbonic anhydrase 1, mitochondrial, with product MGTLGRAVYTVGFWIRETGQALDRLGCRLQGNYYFQEQLSRHRTLMNIFDKAPAVDKDAFVAPSASIIGDVQVGRGSSIWYGCVLRGDVNSISVGSGTNIQDNSLVHVAKSNLSGKVLPTTIGDNVTVGHSAVLHGCTVEDEAFVGMGATLLDGVVVERHGMVAAGSLVRQNTRIPSGEVWGGNPAKFLRKLTDEEIAFISQSATNYSNLAQVHAAENAKSFDEIEFEKVLRKKFARRDEEYDSMLGVVRETPQEIIVPDSIKDPKSLQK from the exons ATGGGAACCCTAGGGCGAGCAGTTTACACCGTTGGCTTCTGGATTCGCGAAACCGGTCAGGCCCTTGATCGCCTCGGCTGCCGTCTCCAAGGCAACTACTACTTCCAAGAGCAAC tgTCTAGGCATCGAACTCTGATGAACATATTTGATAAAGCTCCCGCAGTCGACAAGGATGCATTTGTTGCTCCAAGTGCCTCTATCATTGGTGATGTTCAAGTGGGAAGAGGGTCATCTATTTGGTATGGATGTGTTTTGAGAG GGGATGTGAATAGCATCAGTGTTGGATCAGGAACAAATATACAGGACAACTCCCTTGTGCATGTTGCGAAGTCTAATCTAAGTGGGAAGGTGCTACCGACTACTATTGGGGACAATGTTACTGTAG GCCATAGTGCTGTTTTACATGGCTGTACTGTTGAGGACGAGGCCTTTGTTGGCATGGGAGCAACACTACTTGATGGTGTTGTTGTTGAGAGACATGGCATGGTTGCTGCTGGATCTCTTGTGAGGCAGAATACCAGGATCCCTTCTGGAGAG GTATGGGGAGGCAATCCAGCAAAGTTCCTGAGAAAGCTCACTGATGAAGAAATAGCCTTTATTTCCCAGTCAGCCACCAATTATTCCAACTTGGCACAAGTTCATGCAGCTGAGAATGCGAAGTCCTTCGATGAGATTGAATTTGAGAAAGTTCTTCGCAAGAAGTTTGCACGTCGGGATGAGGAATACGACTCAATGCTCGGTGTTGTTCGTGAAACTCCTCAAGAAATTATTGTTCCTGATAGCATCAAAGATCCAAAGTCGTTgcagaaataa
- the LOC102617064 gene encoding protein RER1B-like produces the protein MEGPGADAASAVAPIAKWRSDFSRMFQYYLDRSTPHPLQRWIGTLAAASIYLLRVYCVQGFYIVTYGLGIYILNLLIGFLSPKIDPEFEALDGASLPTKGSDEFRPFIRRLPEFKFWYAITKAFCVAFLMTFFSIFDVPVFWPILLCYWIVLFVLTMKRQMMHMIKYRYIPFSFGKQKYTGKKSAASTSGSPRD, from the exons ATGGAAGGACCAGGGGCTGATGCTGCTTCTGCGGTGGCCCCCATTGCAAAGTGGAGAAGTGATTTCTCGAGGATGTTTCAGTACTATCTGGATCGATCAACCCCGCATCCATTGCAGAGGTGGATTGGAACTCTTGCCGCTGCGTCGATTTACTTGTTGCGTGTTTACTGTGTTCAAGGGTTTTACATTGTCACATATGGCTTAGGAATCTATATTCTGAATTTGTTGATTGGATTCCTATCGCCGAAGATTGATCCGgagtttgaagccttggatgGAGCTTCATTGCCAACTAAAGGGTCTGATGAGTTTAGGCCATTCATTCGCCGTCTTCCTGAGTTTAAGTTCTG GTATGCCATCACAAAGGCTTTCTGTGTGGCTTTCCTTATGACCTTCTTTTCTATATTTGATGTTCCTGTCTTTTGGCCCATATTGCTGTGCTATTGGATTGTTCTGTTTGTCCTTACAATGAAGCGCCAAATGATGCACATGATTAAGTATAGATATATTCCGTTCAGCTTTGGGAAGCAG AAGTATACTGGGAAAAAGTCTGCTGCCAGTACCAGTGGCTCGCCAAGGGACTAA
- the LOC102616478 gene encoding eugenol synthase 1-like, giving the protein MAEKSKILVVGGTGYIGKFIVEASVKAGHPTFALVRENTVSDPVKGKLVEDFKNLGVTLLHGDLHDHESLVKAIKQVDVVISTVGNMQLADQTKLITAIKEAGNVKRFFPSEFGNDVDRVNAVEPAKSSFSIKAQIRRAVEAEGIPHTFVASNCFAGYFLPTLCQPGVSVPPRDKLTILGDGNAKAVFNKETDIATFTIKAVDDPRTLNKVLYIRPPKNTYSFNELVALWEKLIGKTLDKVYVPEDQLLKNIQEAPLPLNIALAINHSVFVNGDQTNFAIEPSFGVEASELYPDVKYTTVEEYLHQFV; this is encoded by the exons ATGGCTGAAAAAAGCAAGATATTGGTCGTTGGAGGCACTGGGTATATAGGAAAGTTCATCGTAGAAGCTAGTGTAAAGGCCGGCCATCCTACTTTTGCTTTGGTAAGAGAGAACACTGTATCTGATCCTGTCAAGGGAAAACTTGTTGAGGATTTCAAGAATTTAGGCGTCACTTTGCTCCAT GGTGATCTGCACGACCACGAGAGCTTGGTGAAAGCCATAAAGCAAGTGGATGTGGTGATATCAACGGTTGGCAACATGCAGCTAGCAGATCAGACCAAGCTCATCACTGCCATTAAGGAAGCTGGCAATGTTAAG AGGTTTTTTCCATCGGAATTTGGAAACGATGTGGATCGTGTGAATGCCGTGGAGCCGGCAAAAAGTTCATTCTCAATCAAGGCTCAAATCCGCCGTGCTGTGGAGGCTGAAGGCATCCCCCACACTTTCGTGGCCTCCAACTGCTTTGCCGGCTATTTTCTTCCCACACTTTGCCAGCCTGGAGTGAGTGTTCCTCCCAGAGACAAACTCACTATCCTCGGCGATGGAAATGCTAAGG CCGTTTTCAACAAGGAAACTGACATTGCAACCTTTACCATCAAAGCCGTGGACGATCCAAGAACATTGAACAAGGTCCTCTACATCAGACCTCCTAAAAACACTTACTCATTCAACGAGCTCGTCGCCCTTTGGGAGAAGTTGATTGGCAAAACTCTTGACAAAGTCTATGTTCCAGAGGACCAACTTCTCAAGAACATCCAAG AGGCTCCACTTCCGCTGAACATTGCGCTAGCAATCAATCACTCAGTCTTTGTGAATGGTGACCAGACCAACTTTGCCATCGAGCCGTCTTTTGGAGTGGAGGCTTCGGAGCTATACCCTGATGTTAAGTACACCACTGTGGAAGAATACCTCCACCAATTTGTTTGa